From a region of the Rhinolophus sinicus isolate RSC01 linkage group LG04, ASM3656204v1, whole genome shotgun sequence genome:
- the INTS6 gene encoding integrator complex subunit 6 isoform X2 — MSVESEQLTGVPLDDSAITPMCEVTGGRSYSVCSPRMLNQCLESLVQKVQSGVVINFEKAGPDPSPVEDGQPDISRPFGSQPWHSCHKLIYVRPNPKTGVPIGHWPVPESFWPDQNSPTLPPRTSHPVVKFSCTDCEPMVIDKLPFDKYELEPSPLTQFILERKSPQTCWQVYVSNSAKYSELGHPFGYLKASTALNCVNLFVMPYNYPVLLPLLDDLFKVHKAKPTLKWRQSFESYLKTMPPYYLGPLKKAVRMMGAPNLIADSMEYGLSYSVISYLKKLSQQAKIESDRVIGSVGKKVVQETGIKVRSRSHGLSMAYRKDFQQLLQGISEDIPHRLLDLNMKEYTGFQVALLNKDLKPQTFRNAYDIPRRNLLDHLTRMRSNLMKSTRRFLKGQDEDQVHSVPIAQMGNYQEYLKQIPSPLRELDPDQPRRLHTFGNPFKLDKKGMMIDEADEFVAGPQNKHKRPGEANMQGIPKRRRCMSPLLRGRQQNPVVNNHIGGKGPPVPITQAQPDLIKPLPLHKISEASNDSTVDDVVENHVADQLSSDITPNAVDTEFSTSSPANLLERPTNHTEALGHDHLGTNDLNVGGFLENHEEPRDKVQCPEENIPASSLNKGKKLMHCRSHEEVNTELKAQIMKEIRKPGRKYERIFTLLKHVQGSLQTRLIFLQNVIKEASRFKKRMLIEQLENFLDEIHRRANQINHINSN, encoded by the exons ATGTCAGTAGAATCAGAACAGTTGACAGGTGTTCCGTTAGATGACTCTGCAATCACACCAATGTGTGAAGTGACAGGCG gCCGCTCATACTCTGTATGTTCTCCAAGAATGCTTAATCAGTGTCTGGAGTCCTTGGTGCAGAAAGTGCAAAGTGGCGTGGTAATAAACTTTGAAAAAGCAGGACCAGATCCTTCCCCTGTAGAAG ATGGGCAGCCTGACATATCAAGGCCTTTTGGATCTCAGCCTTGGCATAGCTGTCACAAACTTATATATGTCAGACCAAATCCTAAAACGGGGGTTCCTATAGGTCATTGGCCTGTTCCAGAATCTTTTTGGCCAGATCAGAATTCTCCAACACTA CCACCTCGGACATCTCATCCTGTAGTGAAGTTTTCCTGTACAGACTGTGAACCAATGGTTATCGACAAATTGCCTTTTGACAAATACGAGTTGGAACCTTCACCACTGACTCAATTTATCTTGGAAAGGAAATCTCCTCAAACATGTTGGCAG GTATATGTGAGCAATAGTGCAAAATATAGTGAACTTGGTCATCCGTTTGGTTATTTGAAAGCCAGTACAGCACTGAACTGTGTCAACTTATTTGTGATGCCTTACAATTATCCAGTCCTCCTCCCCCTTTTAG ATGACTTGTTTAAAGTACATAAAGCAAAACCAACATTGAAATGGAGACAGTCGTTCGAAAGTTATTTGAAGACAATGCCTCCATACTATCTTGGG CCTTTGAAGAAAGCTGTTAGAATGATGGGAGCGCCTAACCTAATAGCGGACAGCATGGAGTATGGACTTAGTTACAGTGTCATTTCATACCTCAAAAAACTGAGTCAACAG gCCAAAATAGAATCTGATCGAGTCATCGGATCTGTAGGCAAAAAAGTAGTACAGGAAACTGGTATTAAAGTCCGAAGCCGATCCCATGGTTTGTCAATGGCATATAGGAAAGATTTTCAACAGTTACTCCAGGGAATTTCAGAGGATATTCCTCACAGACTGCTGGACCTTAATATGAAAGAATACACTGGGTTCCAAGTTGCTTTGCTCAATAAG GATTTGAAGCCACAGACATTTAGAAATGCATATGACATACCAAGACGGAATCTTTTGGATCACTTAACAAGAATGAGATCTAATCTTATGAAAAGCACGCGCAGATTTCTTAAAGGACAGGATGAAG ATCAAGTGCACAGTGTTCCTATAGCACAGATGGGGAACTACCAGGAATACCTCAAGCAGATACCTTCTCCACTGAGAGAACTCGACCCTGATCAGCCACGAAGGCTGCATACATTTGGCAACCCCTTTAAGCTGGATAAAAAG GGTATGATGATAGATGAAGCAGATGAATTTGTGGCTGGAcctcaaaataaacataaacGTCCTGGAGAAGCAAATATGCAAGGAATCCCTAAAAGACGTCGCTGTATGTCTCCACTACTAAGAGGCAGACAACAGAATCCAGTTGTGAACAATCATATTGGAGGAAAAGGACCACCTGTACCCATCACTCAAGCCCAGCCAGATCTTATTAAACCCCTTCCTCTTCATAAAA tttcagaaGCTAGTAATGATTCGACAGTAGATGATGTGGTTGAAAATCATGTTGCTGACCAACTTTCATCAGATATTACACCAAATGCTGTGGATACTGAATTTTCAACATCCTCTCCAGCCAATTTACTGGAACGACCAACCAATCATACAGAGGCTCTCGGTCATGACCATTTAGGAACTAATGACCTCAACGTTGGTGGATTTTTAGAAAATCATGAGGAGCCAAGAGATAAAGTACAGTGTCCTGAAGAGAATATACCAGCATCTTCactcaacaaaggaaagaaattgatGCATTGCAGAAGCCATGAAGAAGTCAACACTGAACTAAAAGCACAAATAATGAAAGAGATCCGAAAGCCAGGAAGAA AATATGAAAGAATCTTCACTTTACTGAAGCATGTGCAAGGCAGTTTACAAACAAGactaatatttttacaaaatgtcaTTAAAGAAGCATCAAG gTTTAAAAAACGAATGCTAATAGAACAACTGGAGAACTTCTTGGATGAAATTCATCGAAGAGCCAATCAGATCAACCATATTAAtagcaattaa